From one Agathobaculum sp. NTUH-O15-33 genomic stretch:
- the rlmB gene encoding 23S rRNA (guanosine(2251)-2'-O)-methyltransferase RlmB, translated as MSSGYRSERPPRQDDGTLIEGRNAVLELLRAGRTIDKIFLAEGGRGGDIASAARKQGVPVVTCDRRKLDHMSPTGSHQGVIAQVAAQDYVALEDILLVAEQRGEPPLLVVCDGIEDPHNLGAIIRSAEAAGAHGIVIPKRRAVGLTAAVARAAAGALAHMGVHKANNLAAVLDELKARGIWLFGAEADGDAPLFEADFDRPCALVIGSEGEGLSRLTREKMRLYRQHPDAGARQFAQRVERRRCDAVRGCAPPYAREIEKGITEIWTEKTKP; from the coding sequence GGGCGCAACGCCGTTTTGGAGCTGCTGCGCGCCGGCCGGACGATCGATAAGATTTTTCTGGCAGAGGGCGGCCGCGGCGGTGATATTGCCTCCGCCGCGAGAAAACAGGGGGTGCCGGTGGTCACGTGCGACAGACGCAAATTAGACCACATGAGCCCGACCGGCAGCCATCAAGGCGTGATCGCACAGGTGGCCGCGCAGGATTACGTGGCGCTGGAGGATATTTTGCTCGTCGCGGAGCAGCGCGGAGAGCCGCCTCTTCTCGTCGTATGCGACGGCATTGAGGACCCGCACAATTTGGGCGCGATCATCCGCTCCGCCGAGGCGGCGGGTGCGCATGGGATCGTGATCCCCAAGCGCCGCGCGGTCGGGCTGACCGCCGCGGTGGCCCGCGCGGCCGCCGGCGCGCTGGCCCACATGGGCGTGCACAAGGCAAATAACCTCGCCGCCGTGCTGGACGAGCTGAAAGCGCGCGGCATTTGGCTGTTCGGCGCAGAGGCCGACGGCGACGCGCCGCTTTTTGAAGCGGATTTTGACCGGCCCTGCGCGCTGGTGATTGGGTCCGAAGGCGAAGGCCTCAGCCGCCTGACGCGCGAAAAAATGCGATTATATCGTCAGCATCCCGATGCGGGGGCGCGTCAATTCGCTCAACGCGTCGAACGCCGCCGCTGTGATGCTGTTCGAGGCTGTGCGCCGCCGTACGCACGCGAAATAGAGAAAGGGATCACAGAGATATGGACAGAAAAGACGAAACCATGA